The following proteins are encoded in a genomic region of Oncorhynchus kisutch isolate 150728-3 linkage group LG4, Okis_V2, whole genome shotgun sequence:
- the LOC109889243 gene encoding kelch-like protein 25, whose product MSVSVHENRKSRTSTGSMNISLFHKPSHPDSVLTHLNTLRKQCMFTDVTLWAGDRSFPCHRAVLAACSRYFEAMFSGGLRESLDNEVNFRDSVHPEVLELLLDFAYSSRVIINEENAESLLEAGDMLQFHDIRDAAAEFLEKNLHLSNCLGMMLLSDAHQCKQLYELSWRMCLVHFEALRDTEDFYGLNKDKLLNLILSDELEIEDEHIVFNAVMRWVRYDLDGRRDDLPELLGGIRLALLPSECLIEAVACEELVMSDKRSRQIVEEAMQCKKKILQNDGVVTSPCARPRKAGHTLLILGGQTFMCDKIYQVDHKAKEIIPKSVLPSPRKEFSACAIGCKVYVTGGRGSENGVSKDVWIYDTVHEEWSKGAPMLIARFGHGSAELENWLYVVGGHTAIAGIFPASPSVSLKQVERYDPLTNKWTMMAPLRDGVSNAAVVSAKLKLFVFGGTTIHRDKASKVQCYDPLENRWAIAAECPQPWRYTAAAVLGSQIFIMGGDTEFTAASAYRFDCETNQWSRVGDMTSKRMSCHAVASGNKLYVVGGYFGTQRCKTLDCYDPTSDSWNSITTVPYSLIPTAFVSTWKHLPA is encoded by the coding sequence ATGTCAGTCAGCGTCCATGAAAACCGTAAGTCCCGGACCAGCACGGGCTCCATGAACATCTCACTGTTCCATAAGCCCTCGCATCCAGACAGCGTGCTCACCCACCTCAACACCCTCCGTAAGCAGTGCATGTTCACTGACGTGACGCTGTGGGCGGGGGACCGCTCCTTCCCCTGCCATCGGGCGGTACTGGCCGCATGCAGCCGCTACTTTGAGGCGATGTTCAGCGGCGGGCTCCGTGAGAGCCTGGACAATGAGGTGAACTTCAGAGACAGTGTGCATCCAGAGGTGTTGGAGCTACTGCTGGACTTTGCCTACTCATCACGTGTCATCATCAACGAGGAGAACGCGGAGTCGTTGCTGGAGGCGGGAGACATGCTGCAGTTCCACGACATCAGAGACGCTGCTGCGGAGTTCCTGGAGAAGAACCTGCACTTGTCCAACTGCCTGGGTATGATGCTACTCTCTGATGCCCACCAATGCAAACAGCTGTATGAGCTCTCCTGGAGGATGTGCCTGGTGCACTTTGAGGCGTTGCGGGACACAGAGGACTTCTATGGCCTCAACAAAGACAAGCTGCTGAACCTGATCCTCAGCGACGAGCTGGAGATCGAGGACGAGCATATCGTGTTCAATGCTGTGATGCGCTGGGTGCGCTACGACCTGGACGGCCGCAGAGACGACCTCCCTGAGCTGCTGGGTGGAATCCGCCTGGCCCTGCTGCCCTCTGAGTGTCTGATTGAGGCGGTGGCCTGCGAGGAGCTGGTGATGTCAGACAAGAGGAGCCGGCAGATAGTGGAGGAGGCCATGCAGTGCAAGAAGAAGATCCTGCAAAACGATGGGGTGGTCACCAGCCCATGTGCCCGGCCCCGCAAGGCAGGCCACACGTTGCTCATCTTGGGAGGACAGACCTTCATGTGTGATAAGATCTACCAGGTGGACCACAAAGCCAAGGAGATCATTCCCAAGTCTGTCTTGCCCAGTCCCAGGAAAGAGTTCAGCGCCTGTGCAATTGGCTGTAAGGTCTACGTGACTGGGGGGAGGGGTTCTGAGAACGGGGTGTCCAAGGATGTTTGGATCTATGACACGGTCCACGAGGAGTGGTCTAAAGGAGCTCCCATGTTGATAGCACGGTTTGGCCATGGTTCAGCTGAACTGGAGAACTGGCTGTATGTGGTGGGTGGCCACACTGCCATAGCAGGCATCTTCCCAGCCTCCCCCTCAGTCTCCCTCAAACAGGTAGAGCGGTATGACCCACTCACCAACAAATGGACCATGATGGCGCCGCTCAGAGATGGTGTTAGCAATGCAGCTGTGGTCAGCGCCAAGCTAAAGCTGTTTGTGTTTGGTGGTACCACCATACACAGAGACAAGGCCTCAAAGGTGCAGTGCTACGACCCTCTAGAGAACCGCTGGGCCATCGCAGCAGAATGTCCGCAACCGTGGAGATACACAGCCGCTGCTGTTCTGGGCAGCCAGATCTTCATAATGGGCGGAGACACTGAGTTCACTGCCGCCTCCGCCTACCGCTTTGACTGTGAGACCAACCAGTGGTCTCGTGTTGGGGACATGACTTCTAAAAGAATGAGCTGCCATGCGGTGGCCTCTGGGAACAAACTGTACGTGGTGGGAGGCTACTTTGGGACGCAGCGCTGCAAGACACTAGACTGTTATGACCCCACGTCTGATAGCTGGAACAGTATAACCACAGTGCCTTACTCACTAATTCCCACTGCGTTTGTAAGCACCTGGAAACATCTACCTGCCTAG